The Anopheles gambiae chromosome 2, idAnoGambNW_F1_1, whole genome shotgun sequence genomic sequence TACAAAGTAAACAAtcaagcagtttttttttgaaatattgtttttgtctttttttacatatttcacAATTGCGCTGTTAGGATTCAGTTTAGCTTCATTGCGGGATGTTTAATAGCCATCGATGACTGTCATTGTGAAATGCTTCTATTTGTCTTTGAACTGAGCTTTCGGGAAGGGAAATTAAAActccgtaacaacaataaattaCTAAAACCTACCAATCTCATAAAGAAAGAAATCCGTTCCGAAAGCAGCAGTTCTGTTGTCTACAAGTAGCTGACTTTGAAGTCATTCTCATTGTTAGCCTGGAAATtgtccgatttttttttatgttgcttccGATCGATTGACTAGTTTCGGTGTGCTAATTCATCTACCAACTGCTGATGCGGCAATAGAACCATCCCGCCCCAGTCACTGTTCGATCTGCGCCGAGTTGAAGTAGGAGTTTTGCATCAGGTAGAGCTTATCGATGTGCGTAATGCTGCCCGCCATGTTCGACGCCATCATCGAGCCgatcgtgttgttgttgtgattgACTAGTTGCTGTGGACCACCGCCGTGCAGCCCGGGACCGGAACAGGTGGGGCCCTGGCCTCCTCCACCACCCCCCATCACTCCGTTGCTATGCAGGTTGGGCTGTAGGTCCAGGTTTTGCAGCGACATCGTGTCGGACGTTGCCTCGTCCACGTTGTCGAAGCTTTCGTCGAGCGAAATGTCCGAACTGCACAGGCTGGCATCGGAATTGTCGGGAAAGTCTGTAATGGTAAGGCATCATTAGTATATTAGTACATACAACAAGCCTGTGAACGCTTGAGGGACACTTACCGGGCGAGTAGGGCAGGTTTGGATTCAACGGTTGGCTGGAGGAGCTGTACGAGCTGTCCAGCCCGAGATAGTGGCTGTGGTCGCTGCTCGGCGATTCCAGCTTGATTGATTTGTCCTCCTTGTCCGAATGGTTTTTCTCGCCGTCGGTCGCACCGTTGGCGTTCGCTTTGGATTTGCGCGAGATCTTCTTCATCTTGGCGCGCTGGTTCTGGAACCACACCTGCACGACTCGTACCGACAGGCCGGTGTCCTTTGCTAGCGCCTCCCTGACCTTGCGGCACGGTTTGGGCGACACGTCGAACGACGCCTTAAACTGGCGGCGCTGGGCCGAGGTGAGGATCGTGCGCGGACGCTTCGGTCCGCGTCGTCCGTCCCGCGTTCGCAGTCCGTCGTCGAGCAGGTAGTCATCGCCGTCCCCGTAGAGGTGGGCGGCCGGTGGCAGATGTGGCCCCAGTCCCGCTCCAGCACCACCGTGGTGGTGATGCATggcggccgctgccgctgcagccgcagctgccgctgctgcggcCGCGGAACCGTAGAAATCTTTCTCCAGATCATGCTGACAGATGAGCTTGCCGGCACGGATGGAGAACGGTTCGCCTTTCTGGAGCGGCCGGTTGCAGGTGTAGCACAGGAAGCAGTGCAGATGGTAGACGAGATGTTTCGCTCGCATCACCATCTCGCTCGGCGCGATACGTTCGCCACAGCCGTAACAGTCgcgctggtgttgctgctgctgaccatGCTGCTGAccatgctgctggtggtgctgctggttcTGCTGATGCACGGATGACACACCGAAAATCCTATGAAATATAGGGAGGCCAAACATATTAATTTCGTGTGGAAAGCTGCTAGCATCATACCCAGTGGGTTGGTGGGCTGTGTCATGCAGAAATAAAGGACAGGAATTTTATCACACTAACGACCTCGTCGCCGACCGAGAAACCAGTGCCACCGGATGGAATTGCTAGGGCGCTCGTGGGACACCCGTTGGGCATGGACCACCCAGGCAAGGTGACAAAAGCCCACGAATTCGTCTGTCTGTCTGAAGTTTGCCGATGAAAAAACGGGTTCTACTGGATTTCTCGTGATCCGAACAGCCGGTACAAGCGAAGAGGGACTGTTTGCTGTTGATTGAGCAAAAGCTGACAACGAGCACCGTTGATTTCTATCATTGATAGCCCAATGTGTATGTAGGATTTTGTGGGGTGTGAAACATGGCGTTCGGGGCAAACGTTTTGGCGGGACTTTTTGTTCTACAAACACCATCCATACGTAGCGTGTTCCTATACAAACTGTTCTGAACTGTCTTTTTTACGTGAAAACTTACCTATAATAATCATCCTTGCAATAGACCTTGGTGTTTTTGGTGTAGCACGTTTGGCTGAGCTGTATGCGGCATATACAGCAGAGAAGGCACTGCTCGTGCCAGAACTGGTCCGGGGAGAGCTTCATGAAGTAGCGATCCTTAATCTTCTGTCCACATCCTTCACATATTTCCTGCGTCTTTTCGCTCTTGATTGTACCGACGATATCTGCAAAACAGAAGATTCGTATTGGAGAAGTGTTAACCATCGAAGCTTTACAATTGTGCAATGAAAAGGTGTGTTTGGTGcattgaaatatgtttgtagtGTATTATCACTTAAAAAACGTTTCCCACTTGCATGCACATTTGAATGATTTCCTCGCAAAAATAATTGCCTGAAATAGTATCAGGCCCAGCTTAGCTTTCCTCTGTTGACCTTTTCCACCCTTGGTTGCCTCCAGGTTAGAAATCCCGTCGGCTgcggcggttgataggtgttgGGTGCATGAACGGCGGAAGCGTTATGGAAACTTGCAGCCGTGGTGTCATTTTCGGAGCGGATGTGAACGCATAAGACCAGCACATAACAGGCTGTTGCATTTCTGTACTTTCGATGTCGCCCCAAGCTGGTGGGTCAGCCCCGAAATGAGCTCATATCATACAATTTTGTGAACATTCGTAGACTTTAATTAAGACTTTTTTGACAGATATGCGCCATTGTTTAATCAATTCTTTTGATTAATAAAATTACCTTGGATTTTCGTGTAGATTTCAAATTTATGATGATATTTTTAACCATCAAGTAACAAGTTGGAAtccacctttttttatttgtaaagaTTGATTTTGACCTTGCGTGAaagtgaacgtgaaatttcggggtttttttgctactttaatatataatatatttttaattaaatattaatcagAATATCAggcttatcgtacaccaaaaTAAAGAATATTCAATTTCCCGAATATTAAGACTGTAAAACATATTCatataatgaattaaatgcatttgctTGTGATTTCCCGCATTCTTTACGGTGCAAATAATGTTGGAATGCATTGGATGCATTGTTGGATTCAAACAAGGGaatgcatttaattcattattttaacACGTTTTATGGTCTAAATAGTTGgggtttcctttcttttggtgtacgataagTCATATCCTGATTAATATGTAATAATAGCTAAATAGCTTAACCTGAGCTTAACACCGTATCCTAGCTTCATTGAAACGaccgttacgtaatttatagAAGACCCCTTTGAAGCCATGCTGCATGAGGTTGTTCTTCATGAAAAGCTATAGCTTAGTTACTATAAAATACTTGTAAAATTCAAACGGAATCACTGTTGTAAAGTATACGGTGGAATTTATTGTTGTCACcatttaaaatgttaattttaaatattttaatcatgTTTCTGTGCACTTCTTTGGCTTAGAGGATGCCAACTGTAGAAAAATATATGATAAAATCTGATACAATCATGAAATAATTATCCTATGAGTGATTGTAATTTTAATATGGAAACAATAGCGCATTACTTTTTGTTCTAAAGATTCAAAATAGTTGTACCGTTTAAATGTATCtataaaaaattgaattatggATTATAAATTGCTGAAACAACCATAAACATGATATGTTCTTTAAATACAGAACCACATGCATGTTAATCTGTGCGTTAATCGATTACAGATGACAGCTTTGCTTTAACAACAGTTTAACTTTAGTGCCCCTAAAATACATCAACATGACATGAGCATAAATAGTTGGCCAGTTGTTGGACTGGAAAGGAACATTATAATGTTGGAGCCATTGCGAAAGAAAAGCGAGGGAATACGCTCAAGTGCATAAACAAATAGTAATAGCCATACCCGAAGCCCAGCGTATACGGGGGGCTGAAGTGCAGCCATATCCAAACGGCAATAAATTGGTCACGTTTTAGTGCGGCAACCAGTCTGCTGGTTGGGGTGGTCCACCAGGggtgaaggggggggggggggatgtcaGGACGTGGGGAGCCATCATTCGAATGACCTCCGACCTTATGCTCAATCAGAAAACTTTTGCTTCGGAATGACAAATATCAACGAATGTTTGggtttctgttttattttttccgctTTTTAATGTACATTTCTCTCTTTGTCCTTTTGCATTTACAGCCGCTGTATCGTCCTGTACATCCTGATTTCATTGCTTGGTAGCTccctctgcgtgtgtgtgtgtgttttggagcATTTATATGGGGCTTGACGATCAGTCATTTATCAACAGCTTGTAAATTATGAGTGTGCGGTAATTTTTCACCTCAAATGGTGGACGGCCAAGATGGGAGGAACGGTTTTTCTGTTATTTCAAAAAAGCGTTAAAGCAAGCAAAGGCCCACAAATGAATGGAACGTGTGGGTGCTTGTGTGGGGTAAAAGTGATCAATTTTGAATGGTGTAATAAAATATTACTAAAACGCAAGAAAAGGACGTTTGTTGCAAAGCAAGAAAGCCATTAAAATTACGTGGCAAAACAGTGAAGAAAAGATTTCCTCTGATGGATACTTATTCGAGAATGGCTCTTTACGATCAATTTCAAACTCctaatattatttattcctttatgttttatttcgaACGGTCATACAGCCAAATTGCTTAATTGATTTGTTATCAAAAGGTTCAAAAATCGtaataaaatgatgaaaaaattTTATACAATTAATGTACAATTTTTAGACCAAATGTACGTGTCACGAGGTTGTTCGTAACATTCCATCGTGAACATTATTTACCGACGGCGAATATGCAAACAAGGTGGAAGGTTGTACGCGCATAAGCTGCA encodes the following:
- the LOC3289904 gene encoding LIM homeobox transcription factor 1-beta; this translates as MLEFYHNLNINTGLPPAAPNADTNLKDNNSMLDGNERADIVGTIKSEKTQEICEGCGQKIKDRYFMKLSPDQFWHEQCLLCCICRIQLSQTCYTKNTKVYCKDDYYRIFGVSSVHQQNQQHHQQHGQQHGQQQQHQRDCYGCGERIAPSEMVMRAKHLVYHLHCFLCYTCNRPLQKGEPFSIRAGKLICQHDLEKDFYGSAAAAAAAAAAAAAAAMHHHHGGAGAGLGPHLPPAAHLYGDGDDYLLDDGLRTRDGRRGPKRPRTILTSAQRRQFKASFDVSPKPCRKVREALAKDTGLSVRVVQVWFQNQRAKMKKISRKSKANANGATDGEKNHSDKEDKSIKLESPSSDHSHYLGLDSSYSSSSQPLNPNLPYSPDFPDNSDASLCSSDISLDESFDNVDEATSDTMSLQNLDLQPNLHSNGVMGGGGGGQGPTCSGPGLHGGGPQQLVNHNNNTIGSMMASNMAGSITHIDKLYLMQNSYFNSAQIEQ